From the Bdellovibrio reynosensis genome, one window contains:
- a CDS encoding EAL domain-containing protein → MNSPAQSVDIHKDQIIFSEGDAGDCAYIIEKGRVLVYISKDKEEIPLTILGEGEIFGEMSLIDNQNRSASVRALEDVRLAIVTKQQVLERVSTADKVVQLLMRVLLKRLRRKNLNTPAGTKMSEVEFENSGAGDDGTQGALDQIKLENQIFQAFQNKEFELFYQPIVNLKTKQVMGCEALLRWNSPVHGLISPNLFIDVIENSSMVIPIGHWIINQALKDLKTIQDQLRDAKKTKLADDFMMSINISGRQFTHSDFVNNLEDLREKHDLQTKNIKLEMTERVMMDGAIALESLNQCRNQGYAISIDDFGTGFSSLQYLTQMPISFLKIDRSFVMKVLSDPKSKAVVSSIIHLAHAMDLEIIAEGIENNEESLVLETLGARYGQGYLFSKPVDLGRFLKLI, encoded by the coding sequence ATGAATTCACCAGCTCAGTCCGTCGACATACATAAAGATCAGATTATTTTTAGTGAAGGTGATGCAGGAGATTGTGCCTACATCATCGAAAAAGGCCGGGTGCTGGTTTACATCAGCAAAGACAAAGAGGAAATCCCTTTAACCATTCTAGGTGAAGGTGAAATCTTCGGTGAGATGTCCTTGATCGACAATCAGAATAGATCGGCTTCCGTTCGTGCTCTTGAAGATGTGCGTTTAGCGATCGTTACTAAGCAACAAGTCCTAGAGCGCGTATCCACTGCCGATAAAGTCGTGCAGCTTTTAATGCGTGTTCTTTTAAAACGTTTACGCCGTAAAAATTTGAATACTCCTGCTGGCACTAAAATGTCTGAAGTAGAGTTTGAAAATTCAGGTGCTGGTGATGACGGGACTCAAGGCGCTTTAGATCAAATCAAACTTGAAAATCAAATCTTTCAGGCTTTTCAAAATAAGGAATTTGAACTTTTTTATCAGCCGATCGTGAATCTAAAAACCAAGCAAGTTATGGGTTGCGAGGCGCTTCTTCGTTGGAACTCTCCGGTTCATGGATTGATTTCTCCGAATTTGTTTATCGATGTGATTGAAAATTCTTCGATGGTCATTCCCATCGGTCATTGGATTATCAATCAAGCTTTGAAAGATTTAAAAACGATTCAAGATCAACTGCGTGACGCTAAAAAGACCAAGCTTGCAGATGATTTTATGATGAGTATCAATATCTCTGGTCGTCAGTTCACGCATTCTGATTTCGTGAATAACTTAGAAGACCTTCGTGAAAAACATGATCTGCAAACGAAAAATATTAAATTAGAGATGACTGAACGAGTGATGATGGATGGCGCGATTGCTCTTGAATCACTGAATCAGTGCCGCAACCAAGGTTACGCGATTTCTATTGATGATTTCGGTACAGGATTTTCAAGCTTGCAGTATTTGACTCAGATGCCAATCAGCTTCTTGAAAATTGACCGCTCTTTTGTGATGAAAGTGCTTTCTGATCCAAAATCAAAAGCCGTTGTAAGTTCTATCATCCACTTAGCGCACGCTATGGATTTAGAAATTATCGCAGAGGGTATTGAGAACAATGAAGAGTCCTTGGTTCTAGAAACTCTTGGCGCTCGTTATGGACAAGGTTACCTGTTCTCGAAACCTGTTGATCTTGGTCGCTTTCTAAAACTGATCTAA
- a CDS encoding SDR family NAD(P)-dependent oxidoreductase — protein MKKAALITGASSGIGAATAIEFAKNGYFVYLMGRDKERLQEVALRCRSGATLLSCDITDVAAVQKRLDEMLSSKIHKIEVLVNNAGIYETHTTETGTDEIWKRQFEVNLFAPIRIVRTLFPYFKEHGGGSIVNISSTLGLRPNGPTAAYSASKAAMVNWTHSLAVEGGPANIRANCLCPGIVDTPIHSFHSLETTQKTAALEKMKSLQPLGRIGTPEDVARAAYFFGSELSSWTTGAIVPVDGGINL, from the coding sequence ATGAAAAAAGCCGCCCTCATTACCGGAGCTAGCAGCGGAATCGGTGCTGCCACTGCCATTGAATTCGCAAAAAACGGATATTTCGTTTATTTGATGGGAAGAGATAAAGAAAGACTTCAAGAAGTCGCTCTTCGCTGCCGCAGTGGCGCGACCTTACTTTCATGCGATATCACGGACGTGGCTGCTGTTCAAAAGCGTCTTGATGAAATGCTTTCTTCTAAAATTCACAAAATCGAAGTGTTAGTGAATAACGCCGGCATTTATGAAACCCACACCACGGAAACTGGGACTGATGAAATTTGGAAACGCCAGTTTGAGGTGAATCTTTTTGCCCCGATCCGCATCGTGCGCACACTCTTCCCCTATTTTAAAGAGCACGGCGGCGGAAGCATCGTGAATATTTCTTCAACATTGGGACTTAGACCTAATGGCCCAACGGCAGCGTATTCAGCTAGTAAGGCCGCCATGGTGAATTGGACTCATAGTTTAGCTGTCGAAGGTGGCCCAGCGAACATTCGCGCCAACTGCCTATGCCCAGGTATTGTCGACACTCCTATTCATAGTTTTCATTCATTAGAGACAACACAGAAAACAGCGGCTTTAGAAAAAATGAAGTCCCTTCAACCTTTGGGAAGAATCGGAACCCCTGAAGATGTGGCTAGGGCCGCTTATTTCTTCGGCTCTGAGCTTTCAAGTTGGACCACGGGCGCCATTGTCCCAGTGGATGGCGGTATCAACCTATGA
- a CDS encoding 6-carboxytetrahydropterin synthase → MILTLSTIFSSAHFYAQKEWSEEQNLKNFGRCYTQYGHGHNYKLEVGFKISGVLELEKRNFYQETLKVLTSPLDHEHLNFVIPEFKDKVPTTENISLYLLEKLKLSIDEKQISYLRLYEMDNLWTEIRL, encoded by the coding sequence ATGATCCTGACTCTTTCAACCATCTTTAGCAGTGCGCATTTTTATGCTCAAAAAGAGTGGTCGGAAGAACAGAACCTAAAAAACTTTGGTCGCTGTTATACGCAATACGGCCATGGCCATAACTATAAGCTAGAGGTGGGCTTTAAAATCAGTGGGGTTTTAGAGCTAGAAAAAAGAAACTTTTATCAGGAAACCCTTAAAGTTTTGACCAGCCCTTTGGATCATGAGCATTTAAATTTCGTGATTCCAGAATTTAAAGACAAAGTCCCGACCACGGAAAACATCAGTCTTTATTTGCTAGAGAAATTAAAGTTATCCATCGATGAAAAACAGATTTCCTATCTGCGCCTGTATGAAATGGATAATTTATGGACGGAGATCCGCCTATGA
- a CDS encoding pseudouridine synthase, protein MSEEKVRLSKLMAERGICSRREADAYIEKGLVLVDGIKVDQLGTKVDPKVKITLEAQALKQQKRLATIILNKPVGWVSAQPEPPYQPAIKLITPENQFGESKVRLNQDHFQGLAVAGRLDIDSQGLLLFTQDGRIAKKIIGEETKVEKEYIVRVEGKLPPEKLKLLNHGLSLDGKPLKPAKVEWLNEDQLRFVLKEGKKRQIRRMCEMVGLKVTGLKRVRIGNLRLGKLPEGKWRFLEEDESV, encoded by the coding sequence ATGAGCGAAGAAAAAGTAAGATTATCAAAGTTAATGGCGGAAAGAGGCATTTGTTCTCGTCGTGAGGCCGATGCTTATATCGAAAAAGGTTTGGTTCTTGTTGATGGCATCAAAGTCGATCAACTTGGTACCAAGGTTGATCCAAAGGTAAAAATCACTTTAGAAGCCCAGGCGCTGAAACAACAAAAGCGTTTAGCAACGATCATTCTAAACAAACCCGTAGGATGGGTTTCAGCACAACCAGAACCACCCTACCAACCAGCGATCAAACTTATCACTCCAGAAAATCAGTTCGGCGAATCTAAAGTTCGTCTGAATCAAGATCACTTCCAAGGTTTGGCCGTAGCAGGTCGTCTGGATATCGACTCCCAAGGTCTACTACTTTTCACTCAAGACGGTCGTATCGCTAAAAAGATCATTGGCGAAGAAACCAAGGTTGAAAAAGAATATATCGTGCGCGTGGAAGGAAAACTTCCTCCCGAAAAGTTGAAACTTCTAAATCACGGACTTTCTTTGGACGGAAAACCTTTAAAGCCAGCAAAAGTAGAATGGTTAAATGAAGACCAACTGCGCTTTGTTCTTAAAGAGGGAAAAAAACGTCAAATCCGCCGTATGTGCGAGATGGTGGGACTTAAAGTGACTGGCCTTAAACGCGTACGCATTGGAAATTTGCGCCTAGGAAAATTGCCTGAAGGCAAATGGCGCTTCCTCGAAGAAGATGAGTCAGTGTAG
- a CDS encoding DUF455 family protein — MFSFSTPDVWEKIKNIQNTCEEALKLTSPYLVPEDPARDIQVLHPKFHPPKKGFATIEGQARMLHDLASIELQAMELGVRTLVEYPDAPQGFKEELLAVTVSEAQHLSMCIEGIESLGYKWGDWPVHLALWKSVSVEDTLLDRILIVHRYLEGSGLDAGDTLIKRLEGPASKSTIQNIVKQINFEEIGHVDFGSRWYREICKLEKLDPANDFPARMDSLRVRLPKRVEPLNRDLRMKAGFSEEEIAYYEALRQDFLKPRGK, encoded by the coding sequence ATGTTCAGCTTTTCGACCCCGGATGTCTGGGAAAAGATCAAAAATATCCAAAATACCTGCGAAGAGGCCTTAAAATTGACCTCGCCGTACTTGGTTCCTGAAGACCCAGCCAGAGATATTCAAGTTTTACATCCCAAATTCCATCCCCCAAAGAAGGGTTTTGCCACTATCGAAGGCCAAGCTCGTATGCTTCATGATTTGGCGAGCATTGAACTGCAGGCCATGGAGCTAGGGGTAAGAACGCTGGTGGAGTATCCCGATGCGCCCCAAGGCTTTAAAGAAGAATTATTGGCAGTCACAGTTTCAGAAGCTCAACATTTAAGCATGTGCATCGAAGGCATTGAGTCTTTGGGTTATAAATGGGGTGATTGGCCTGTACACTTGGCTTTATGGAAATCGGTGAGTGTTGAAGACACCCTATTAGATCGTATTTTGATCGTGCATCGTTATCTTGAAGGCAGCGGCCTTGATGCTGGGGATACCTTGATTAAACGCCTGGAAGGCCCCGCAAGTAAAAGCACAATTCAAAATATTGTAAAACAAATTAACTTTGAAGAAATCGGTCACGTTGATTTTGGTTCGCGCTGGTATCGAGAGATTTGTAAGTTAGAAAAATTAGATCCAGCCAATGATTTCCCGGCGCGCATGGATTCTTTGCGAGTTCGTTTGCCGAAGCGGGTAGAGCCGTTAAATCGTGACTTGCGAATGAAGGCGGGGTTTAGCGAAGAGGAAATCGCGTATTACGAAGCTCTTCGCCAGGATTTCCTAAAGCCACGCGGTAAGTGA
- a CDS encoding YebC/PmpR family DNA-binding transcriptional regulator, with product MGKSWKTAGKVEKAQQKGQIFTKLAREIAVAAKAGGPDPAANSRLRLAIDAAKKVSCPNDTIERAIKKGAGLLDDGKVIEEITYEGYGPHGVGVIVECQTDNKHRTAPDMRHAFKSHEGNMGEVGSVAWMFERVGHIVGTKDGTFDPDEEAIEAGANEVASDDEGGYEFYTNSDDLDAVRDALVKRGWKVTTAELSYKAKNITELNGDQKKDVEEFLNYLDDMDDTHRVHATI from the coding sequence ATGGGAAAATCGTGGAAAACCGCCGGAAAAGTAGAAAAAGCCCAACAAAAAGGGCAAATCTTCACAAAGCTAGCACGTGAAATCGCCGTTGCTGCTAAAGCTGGTGGCCCTGATCCCGCAGCCAATTCCCGTCTTCGTTTGGCGATCGATGCTGCTAAAAAAGTGTCTTGCCCGAATGACACTATCGAACGCGCCATCAAAAAAGGCGCGGGTCTTTTGGATGACGGCAAAGTTATCGAAGAGATTACCTACGAAGGTTACGGCCCCCATGGTGTGGGCGTGATCGTTGAATGCCAAACAGATAACAAACACAGAACAGCTCCAGACATGCGTCACGCTTTCAAATCCCACGAAGGAAATATGGGCGAGGTGGGTTCCGTTGCTTGGATGTTCGAACGCGTAGGACACATCGTTGGCACTAAAGATGGCACTTTTGATCCAGATGAAGAAGCCATCGAAGCTGGAGCAAACGAAGTTGCTTCTGACGACGAAGGTGGTTACGAGTTTTATACAAACTCTGATGACCTAGATGCAGTTCGCGATGCCCTTGTAAAACGCGGCTGGAAAGTCACGACAGCGGAACTTTCTTACAAAGCAAAAAACATCACCGAGCTTAATGGCGATCAGAAAAAAGACGTCGAAGAGTTCCTAAATTATCTAGATGATATGGATGACACTCACAGAGTCCATGCGACGATCTAG